The following proteins are co-located in the Maridesulfovibrio sp. genome:
- a CDS encoding tRNA-dihydrouridine synthase family protein, translated as MTESTPNHLPELAAKLNSPIIIGGKTIPNRLWLAPMAGLTHSAFRQVLAHYGSCGLAFTEMCSAKAVPTENPRVSSVFKWHEWELPSLVCQLVGATPEELVIAAKRVEHEGFFGVDINMGCSARGMIKRKAGAALLKTPEKAVAIVEAVRKAVSIPVFVKFRTGWSKEIEPAVALAKNFEAAGADCLVFHPRVAPDKRTRPPFIDHIRFIKEAVSIPVFGNGNVTTPQHCQDMLERTGCDGVSIGRMAMAQPWLFAQWTTGFTPDKDIFKDYIIRLATALEQDFDPIRAIKRFRLLMAYFAANFRFGHSLLATFSRAKTMDDVRLLAEEYIKPDMQLSQTPNMNLYNL; from the coding sequence ATGACCGAATCCACTCCCAACCATCTCCCAGAACTGGCAGCTAAACTGAACAGCCCCATTATCATCGGCGGAAAAACCATTCCAAATCGATTGTGGCTGGCCCCTATGGCCGGACTGACACATAGTGCCTTCCGTCAGGTTCTGGCCCATTACGGCTCCTGCGGCTTGGCCTTTACGGAAATGTGCAGCGCCAAGGCTGTTCCTACAGAAAACCCCAGAGTTTCGTCGGTTTTCAAATGGCACGAATGGGAACTTCCCAGCCTTGTCTGTCAATTGGTGGGGGCCACTCCGGAAGAACTGGTGATTGCAGCAAAACGCGTGGAACACGAAGGTTTCTTTGGTGTGGATATCAACATGGGATGCTCGGCACGGGGAATGATCAAGCGTAAGGCTGGTGCCGCCCTGCTCAAGACGCCCGAAAAGGCCGTTGCTATTGTGGAAGCAGTACGCAAGGCAGTGTCCATTCCAGTCTTTGTCAAATTCCGCACCGGCTGGTCCAAGGAAATTGAACCGGCTGTGGCCCTGGCTAAAAATTTTGAAGCGGCAGGCGCCGACTGTCTCGTCTTTCACCCGCGTGTTGCACCGGACAAACGCACCCGACCTCCTTTCATTGACCACATCCGTTTCATTAAAGAAGCGGTCTCCATTCCAGTCTTTGGCAACGGCAATGTGACAACCCCTCAGCACTGTCAAGATATGCTGGAAAGAACAGGATGCGATGGCGTGTCCATAGGACGTATGGCTATGGCCCAGCCATGGCTCTTTGCCCAATGGACAACGGGTTTTACTCCCGACAAGGATATTTTTAAGGATTACATCATACGGCTTGCGACCGCCTTGGAACAGGATTTCGATCCTATCCGCGCAATTAAACGGTTCCGTCTGCTCATGGCTTATTTTGCAGCCAATTTCCGCTTTGGACACAGCCTGCTGGCCACCTTTTCACGGGCAAAGACCATGGATGATGTCCGACTGCTTGCCGAAGAATACATCAAACCGGATATGCAGTTAAGCCAGACTCCCAACATGAATTTATACAACCTCTAG
- a CDS encoding PaaI family thioesterase produces the protein MVINTHEQIDRSLCGEPVSVFDGGSEVRLECIANMAADASGLVHGGFIFGMADYAAMLTVNHPNVVLAGAESRFLKPSKVGDVLIAKASEQENNGRKHIVKVDVSCNEEIVFSGVFTCFVTKEHVLAGA, from the coding sequence ATGGTTATCAATACACATGAGCAGATAGACAGATCCCTGTGCGGCGAACCTGTTTCAGTCTTTGATGGCGGAAGTGAAGTTCGTCTGGAATGTATTGCTAATATGGCTGCCGATGCCAGCGGGCTGGTTCATGGCGGTTTTATTTTCGGCATGGCTGATTATGCGGCAATGCTGACGGTCAATCATCCTAATGTTGTTCTGGCCGGCGCTGAGAGTCGCTTCCTGAAGCCTTCAAAAGTGGGTGATGTCCTTATTGCCAAAGCCAGCGAGCAGGAAAACAATGGACGCAAACATATAGTTAAGGTTGATGTCTCCTGCAACGAAGAAATTGTTTTCAGTGGCGTGTTCACTTGCTTTGTCACTAAGGAACATGTGCTGGCCGGAGCATAG
- a CDS encoding HAMP domain-containing sensor histidine kinase — MITSQETIEARESMLSVQNETTTHNCHLSPVNVGLQPLQNLTRGMTVLKLNIRQKIIIGIIIFSICFGCLGLLSFVNTLQLEDEVLLIERSDDLSNLILEVRRIEKNYLLYHDPALFTLGLDYLKRADTLLQELVDEFKKNEKKQTGKKLESNLNRYRELLLQLKSAPKETSTANKELNNHLRETGQAMVGLSKAISNFERKYILSINGELRSNLALSMIGIAVVIMALVLFFSLNILKPLREVQEATRRISEGKFKPLPIKNSHDEIQQVFAALNSMVEQLVKRRRQLVQAQKLSSIGTLSSGIAHQLNNPLNNISTSCQILEERQKGQDELSDRMMHNIMQETLRSRDIVKGLLEFSRESEYSPGPIELGRVMKSSMDLVSSQVPSNISLSMEIPKHIIVHADRRKLQEAFINLLINAVQAIEDKPGSITVTAFLDQENTVIRVNDTGPGMSPEIMERIFDPFFSTKEVGQGTGLGLYIVYGIIEKHQGSIRTESSPGEGTSFYITLPLDKEHTI, encoded by the coding sequence ATGATTACATCACAGGAAACTATAGAAGCAAGAGAGTCTATGCTCTCCGTCCAGAATGAAACCACAACTCACAATTGCCATTTGAGTCCAGTAAACGTAGGTTTACAGCCTCTGCAGAATTTAACGAGAGGTATGACTGTGCTTAAATTGAATATTCGTCAGAAAATCATCATCGGAATCATCATTTTTTCTATCTGCTTCGGCTGTCTGGGTTTGCTGTCCTTCGTGAACACCCTGCAGCTAGAAGACGAAGTCCTGCTGATTGAACGCAGTGACGATTTGAGCAATCTTATTCTCGAAGTCCGCCGTATTGAAAAAAACTACCTGCTCTATCATGACCCGGCCTTGTTCACCCTTGGGCTGGATTACCTTAAACGTGCCGATACCCTGCTGCAGGAACTTGTAGATGAATTCAAAAAAAATGAAAAAAAACAAACCGGCAAAAAACTGGAGTCAAACCTGAACCGCTACCGGGAGTTGTTGCTGCAGCTTAAATCCGCCCCGAAAGAAACATCAACCGCAAACAAAGAACTGAACAATCATCTCCGTGAAACCGGGCAAGCCATGGTGGGACTCTCCAAAGCAATATCCAATTTCGAACGTAAATATATACTCAGCATCAATGGAGAACTGCGCTCCAATCTGGCCCTATCCATGATCGGCATCGCTGTGGTCATCATGGCCCTTGTTCTTTTTTTCAGCTTAAATATCCTCAAACCGCTCCGCGAAGTGCAGGAAGCAACCCGCCGAATCTCGGAAGGTAAATTTAAACCCCTGCCGATTAAAAACTCACATGATGAAATCCAGCAGGTATTTGCCGCCTTGAATTCCATGGTCGAACAGCTGGTCAAACGCCGCCGCCAGCTGGTGCAGGCCCAGAAACTGTCATCCATCGGCACGCTCTCTTCAGGAATTGCACACCAGCTGAACAATCCCCTGAACAACATTTCCACCTCCTGCCAGATTCTTGAGGAACGGCAAAAAGGTCAGGACGAGCTTTCTGACCGGATGATGCACAACATTATGCAGGAAACCCTGCGCTCACGGGATATTGTTAAAGGATTGCTTGAATTTTCCCGCGAGAGCGAATATTCACCGGGACCGATCGAACTAGGAAGAGTCATGAAATCCTCCATGGATCTCGTATCCAGTCAGGTGCCGTCAAACATCAGTCTTTCCATGGAAATTCCTAAGCATATCATTGTTCACGCTGACCGCCGCAAGCTGCAGGAAGCTTTCATCAACCTGCTCATAAACGCCGTGCAGGCCATCGAAGATAAACCCGGTTCAATAACGGTCACTGCTTTTCTGGATCAGGAAAACACAGTCATCAGGGTCAATGACACCGGACCAGGCATGTCCCCGGAAATTATGGAACGCATCTTTGATCCCTTCTTTTCCACCAAGGAAGTCGGACAAGGTACCGGACTGGGACTGTACATCGTCTACGGAATCATAGAAAAGCATCAGGGCAGCATCAGGACGGAAAGCAGTCCGGGAGAAGGCACCAGTTTTTACATCACCCTGCCGCTCGATAAGGAACACACAATATGA
- a CDS encoding sigma-54 dependent transcriptional regulator, whose translation MISHANILIVEDEAIARDNLTHVMTEAGHMVVAVSSGTEALQKIGKQEFELVLTDLMLPGMNGIELLEHIKEIQPSTQVIVITGHATVDTAVIAMQKGAHSYIAKPLNLDELRAQVFNALERQALSVEVLRLRQVLEEGKQDFPLVGQSEEIIKLKKTIEQLAHMDCNVLIQGETGTGKELIARGIHMLSPRSQERFMAINCGTFTAELMDKELFGHEREAFTGAQRGQKGILEVATGGTVFFDEMSELPLNMQVKLLRVLQERNFLRVGGTQEIPVDIRVVSATNCDLKEEVEKGTFRQDLFYRLNVVTLSAPPLREHREDIPVLIGHFLEKHRTETQSIDTISQETLDILMNYSFPGNVRELENISQRALALARGTVFSPDLLPEEIRNIDRSKPLRTLEEVERDHIGKVMLATNGNKTQAAKILGIDRVSLWRKMKRLGLEKEN comes from the coding sequence ATGATCAGCCACGCCAATATCCTCATTGTTGAAGACGAAGCCATTGCGCGAGACAACCTGACCCACGTCATGACTGAGGCAGGACATATGGTCGTTGCCGTAAGCTCAGGCACTGAAGCACTGCAAAAAATCGGTAAGCAGGAATTCGAACTGGTACTGACCGACCTGATGCTTCCGGGCATGAACGGCATCGAACTACTGGAACACATTAAGGAAATCCAGCCTTCCACTCAGGTAATTGTCATCACCGGACATGCCACAGTCGATACAGCTGTTATAGCCATGCAGAAAGGCGCGCATTCCTACATAGCCAAGCCTCTCAATCTGGATGAACTTCGCGCACAGGTCTTTAATGCCCTTGAACGGCAGGCCCTCTCAGTTGAAGTCCTGCGCTTGCGGCAAGTGCTGGAGGAAGGCAAGCAGGACTTTCCTTTAGTGGGACAAAGTGAAGAGATCATCAAGCTGAAAAAGACAATCGAACAATTAGCGCATATGGACTGCAACGTCCTTATCCAAGGTGAAACCGGAACAGGTAAGGAACTCATCGCCCGAGGTATTCATATGCTCAGTCCTCGTTCACAGGAACGGTTCATGGCTATCAACTGCGGAACATTCACAGCCGAGCTCATGGACAAGGAACTTTTCGGGCACGAGCGAGAAGCCTTCACCGGAGCACAGCGCGGACAAAAAGGGATCTTGGAAGTTGCCACCGGCGGCACTGTATTTTTCGATGAAATGAGCGAACTGCCCCTGAACATGCAGGTCAAGCTTCTGCGGGTGCTGCAGGAGCGAAATTTTCTGAGGGTCGGCGGAACTCAGGAAATTCCGGTGGATATCCGGGTCGTTTCCGCAACCAACTGCGACCTGAAAGAAGAAGTCGAAAAAGGTACCTTCAGGCAGGACCTTTTCTACCGTTTGAACGTGGTAACTCTCTCGGCACCGCCGCTTCGTGAACACCGCGAAGACATTCCGGTCCTGATCGGCCACTTTCTGGAAAAACACCGCACAGAAACCCAATCCATCGACACAATTTCACAGGAAACGCTGGACATCCTGATGAACTATTCCTTCCCCGGCAATGTCCGAGAACTTGAAAACATCTCCCAGCGGGCGCTGGCTCTAGCGCGGGGTACTGTTTTTTCCCCGGACCTTCTCCCCGAAGAGATACGCAATATTGACCGCAGTAAACCGCTGCGGACCTTAGAGGAAGTAGAACGCGACCACATTGGGAAAGTCATGCTGGCAACCAACGGGAATAAGACCCAAGCAGCCAAGATACTCGGCATTGACCGTGTTTCACTGTGGCGCAAGATGAAACGTCTCGGACTGGAAAAAGAGAATTAG
- a CDS encoding S16 family serine protease, with protein MKWFGRKSAEKTRSEENKAETHSGLKNVTESVADDICRRVEEADLPAHILDAVRDECERLLKLDNSSPEFAISYSYLEFILSLPWNETTKDDLDIQRAKDVLDARHYGLNSVKERILEFLAVKNLRSRIRPNLIIADDEIIARENLSIIFEHEGFVVRTVGNGLEAVAAMEEEPADIVITDLKMDGMDGLELLEVLRSRWPDTGVIMLTGYATVKTAVEAMKNGADQYLGKPVNLTRLREHVQDLLGRNQRIQGLQGPVLCFSGPPGTGKTSIGRGIAESLGREFICMSLAGLRDESELRGHRRTYVGAMAGRILQNIQKAGVRNPVIMLDEMDKIIQNFQGDAASVLLEILDPQQNSAFVDNYLGLPFDLSGALFIATANIVERIPEPLRDRMEMIEFSSYTPGEKLKIAQNYMLPNQLLKHGFSVNELDIDPDAVNTIIADYTREAGLRGLDKQIAALCRKLARRRLSGQEEANPIKLVAADISGIMGPPPHFSATVAGTLKTGVATGLVWSENGGEIIFVEAVRMHGNKNLLLTGSLGEVLRESAQTALSFLRANAGRFGLSEDFFETSDIHIHIPAGAVTKEGPSAGVTITVALLSQLTGRKVREDMAFSGEITLHGDVLPVGGVREKVMAAVRAGISTIVLPEMCAQAVGQLEDEVLKGVEIKLVSRLEDALEVALN; from the coding sequence ATGAAATGGTTTGGCAGGAAGAGTGCTGAGAAAACGCGCTCTGAAGAGAATAAAGCTGAAACCCATTCCGGGCTGAAGAACGTAACTGAAAGTGTAGCTGACGATATCTGCAGGCGTGTGGAGGAAGCTGACCTTCCCGCCCACATACTTGATGCTGTCCGTGATGAATGTGAACGTCTTCTCAAGCTGGATAATTCATCTCCGGAGTTTGCTATTAGTTATAGTTATTTGGAATTTATCCTTTCACTTCCGTGGAATGAAACCACCAAGGACGACTTGGATATTCAAAGGGCCAAGGACGTTTTGGATGCCCGTCACTACGGCTTGAACAGCGTTAAAGAACGTATCCTTGAGTTCCTTGCGGTTAAAAATTTGCGCAGCCGGATCAGGCCGAACCTGATTATTGCAGACGATGAGATTATTGCCCGGGAAAATTTATCCATAATATTCGAGCACGAGGGCTTTGTTGTACGGACTGTTGGCAACGGATTGGAAGCTGTTGCAGCTATGGAAGAAGAGCCTGCGGATATCGTAATTACCGATTTGAAGATGGATGGAATGGACGGTCTTGAGCTGCTGGAGGTTCTTCGAAGCCGCTGGCCTGATACCGGAGTGATAATGCTTACCGGTTACGCCACGGTTAAGACCGCTGTTGAAGCCATGAAAAACGGGGCTGATCAATATCTCGGAAAGCCGGTTAACCTGACTCGTTTGCGTGAGCATGTTCAGGATTTGCTGGGCCGCAATCAGCGTATTCAGGGATTGCAGGGACCGGTTCTGTGTTTCAGCGGTCCTCCCGGGACCGGGAAAACCTCTATTGGCCGGGGCATTGCAGAATCATTAGGGCGTGAGTTTATTTGCATGTCGTTGGCAGGGTTACGGGATGAATCCGAGTTGCGCGGCCATCGGCGTACTTATGTGGGCGCTATGGCCGGAAGAATATTACAGAATATTCAGAAAGCAGGAGTGCGTAATCCGGTAATCATGCTGGATGAAATGGATAAGATTATTCAGAATTTTCAAGGTGACGCAGCTTCCGTTCTTCTGGAAATCCTTGATCCGCAGCAGAACTCAGCTTTTGTGGATAATTATCTGGGGTTGCCGTTTGATCTTTCCGGGGCGTTGTTTATTGCTACAGCCAATATTGTGGAGCGTATACCGGAACCCTTGCGGGACCGCATGGAGATGATCGAATTTTCAAGTTATACGCCCGGAGAAAAGCTGAAGATTGCGCAGAACTACATGCTGCCTAATCAATTGCTGAAACATGGGTTTTCAGTGAATGAACTGGACATTGATCCTGATGCAGTGAATACAATCATTGCAGACTATACCCGTGAGGCCGGATTGCGCGGTCTTGATAAGCAGATTGCCGCGCTTTGCCGGAAACTGGCCCGGCGTAGGTTGTCAGGGCAGGAAGAAGCTAATCCGATCAAGCTTGTTGCGGCTGATATCTCCGGAATTATGGGGCCGCCACCCCATTTCAGTGCTACAGTAGCCGGAACTTTAAAGACAGGGGTAGCCACCGGGCTGGTCTGGTCGGAAAACGGGGGCGAAATTATTTTTGTCGAGGCGGTCAGGATGCATGGAAATAAAAATCTTCTGTTGACCGGATCGCTTGGAGAGGTGCTCAGGGAATCCGCCCAGACTGCATTGAGTTTTTTACGGGCTAATGCCGGCAGGTTCGGTCTTTCAGAAGATTTCTTCGAGACCTCGGATATTCATATCCATATACCCGCCGGCGCAGTGACCAAGGAAGGCCCCTCTGCCGGAGTTACCATCACGGTGGCCCTGCTTTCGCAATTGACCGGAAGAAAGGTGCGCGAGGATATGGCCTTCAGCGGTGAAATAACATTGCACGGCGACGTGCTCCCGGTGGGCGGGGTGCGTGAAAAGGTCATGGCCGCAGTCAGGGCCGGAATCAGCACCATTGTTCTGCCTGAGATGTGCGCGCAGGCAGTTGGGCAGCTTGAAGATGAAGTCCTGAAGGGAGTGGAAATCAAGTTGGTTTCCCGGCTTGAGGATGCTCTGGAGGTTGCGTTAAACTAA